In Pseudanabaena galeata CCNP1313, one genomic interval encodes:
- a CDS encoding RNA-binding domain-containing protein: MESNRVEYKRELTDGFEREAIAFLNYRDGGVIYIGIDKDGSMVGVADCDAVQLAIKDRLKNNILPSCLGLFDVIHEVREERDIIKVTLASGSEKPYYLRKYGMSEKGCFVRIGSASEPMSGRMIEDLFARRTRNSLGRMRSPQQSLNFEQLRIYYEEAGFTLGDRFAANLELLTEDGTYNYAAYLLSDRNGNSVQVAKYRGLDRYDLIDTNEYGYCSLIKTCKQVLDRLEVENRTATKITGKERIERRLWNVVALRETVINAIIHNDFTNEAVPKFEIFDDRLEITSAGSIPEGVEREEFFAGYSIPRNKILMRVFKDLDIVEYLGSGMPRILKAYPRESFIFTANFIRTVFPISQEALELERGASMQFESRLESRLESRLESPLAAKVFLHLVQDADNKAGMARMLGHKTISGELHKQVKRLLALNLIEMTIPDKPNSRLQKYRLTARGKAWLNGDR; encoded by the coding sequence ATGGAATCAAATCGAGTTGAGTATAAGCGCGAACTGACCGATGGTTTTGAGCGTGAGGCGATCGCCTTTTTAAATTATCGAGATGGCGGCGTTATTTACATCGGTATTGATAAAGATGGCTCGATGGTGGGTGTTGCTGACTGTGATGCGGTGCAACTGGCGATTAAAGATCGGTTGAAAAATAATATTTTGCCGTCCTGTTTGGGACTGTTTGATGTAATTCATGAAGTCCGTGAGGAGCGGGACATTATCAAGGTGACTCTGGCTAGTGGCTCAGAGAAACCCTATTACTTGCGAAAGTATGGAATGTCTGAAAAGGGTTGCTTTGTCAGGATTGGTAGTGCATCGGAACCAATGTCAGGACGGATGATTGAGGATCTGTTTGCGAGGAGGACTCGTAACTCACTCGGTCGAATGCGATCGCCACAGCAAAGCCTTAATTTTGAGCAGTTACGGATTTATTACGAGGAAGCGGGGTTTACGCTAGGCGATCGCTTTGCGGCGAATTTGGAACTATTAACTGAGGATGGAACTTATAACTATGCTGCCTATTTGCTAAGCGATCGCAATGGGAATTCGGTACAGGTGGCGAAGTATCGTGGTTTAGATCGCTATGATTTGATTGATACCAATGAGTATGGGTATTGTTCGTTAATTAAAACTTGCAAACAGGTGCTAGATCGCTTAGAGGTTGAAAATCGCACGGCTACGAAAATTACAGGTAAAGAGAGAATCGAGCGGCGATTATGGAATGTCGTAGCGCTACGCGAGACGGTAATCAATGCGATTATTCACAATGATTTCACCAATGAGGCTGTGCCTAAGTTTGAGATTTTTGACGATCGCCTTGAGATTACGTCTGCGGGGTCAATTCCTGAAGGGGTGGAGCGTGAGGAGTTTTTTGCTGGTTATTCGATCCCGCGCAACAAGATTTTGATGCGTGTTTTCAAAGACCTTGATATTGTGGAATATCTGGGTTCTGGAATGCCGCGTATTTTGAAGGCATATCCAAGGGAGTCTTTTATTTTTACGGCTAATTTTATTCGCACGGTGTTTCCGATTTCGCAGGAGGCGCTAGAACTAGAACGGGGTGCGTCAATGCAGTTTGAGTCACGGCTAGAGTCACGGCTAGAGTCACGGCTAGAGTCACCATTAGCAGCTAAAGTGTTTTTGCATTTAGTACAGGATGCTGATAATAAGGCTGGCATGGCGAGAATGCTAGGTCATAAGACAATTTCTGGAGAACT